Part of the Streptomyces sp. NBC_00457 genome, AGGTGGGGAAGAAATGAACAGCAGTCACACCGAAGCCGGGAAGAACACCGGCGGCCGGTCCAGGACCGCCCGTGGACCCTGGGCCGTGCTCTGCGCGGTCGTGGCCGTCGTCCTGGGACCGGCCGCGGTCACCGCGTCGGCGCTCGACCAGGCCAACGCCGCCCCGATGCACCACGCGGTGAGGGTGGACCAGCAGGCGCAGGCGTACATCCCGTCCGACGCGGGACGCCGGCGCACCGCCGGGTGAGCGTCAGCCCCTGAACCGGTCCCACAGCTTGGGGTACCGCTCGGCCAGCGCCCGCTCGTTCTCGAAGTCGATCGGCCTGCCCTCGGGCTCCGAGGGCGCGGGCGGGATGCCGAGGTCCGGGGCGACGGTCCCGGTGAGCTGCTCGTAGGCCTCGTCCGCCGCGTAGCCCAGCTCCTCGCCGTCGCCGTCGAGCTCCTCGTCGAAGTCGTCCAGCAGATCGGCGAGCGAGTCGGGATCGTGCACGGCACCCTCGTACAGCTCCCGGCCCTGGCCGATCAGCCAGCACCGGAAGAAGTCGAACGCGTCGTCGCTCGCCCCGTCGAGCAGCACCCAGGCGGCGCCCCACAGGTCCCAGGTGTACGCCCGGTTGTAGCGCGCCTCGAAGTGACGGGCGAAGTCCACGACCGACTCCGGGTCGAGCTGGAGGAGCCGCTCCACAAGCACGTCGGCCTGCTCCTCGGGGTCGCCCTCGGCCGCCTCACGGCTGGCGTCGACCAGCTCCCAGAACTCCGTCTCGTCCATCACGGGTCCAGCATCGTGCCTGGAGGGGTGGGGCGCACGTGGAGTGAGGCGGATTGTTATGGGGCGGGAGTGAGTGAGGAGTGGTACGGCGTCATCGGCCGTACAGCGCCGCAAGCCGCGCCGCGTCCGCCGCGAACCGTGCGCGCAGGCTCTCGGGAGCCAGCACCTCGGCCTCCGGACCGAGCGCCGTCAGCTGGGTGTGGGCGACGTCCTCGGACTCCACGGGGAGTGTCACCGTCACCCGTCCGCCGGAGTCCGGTGCGTCGGCCTTCTCCAGCGCCTCCCGCGCGGCGAGCGGATCGACGGCGTGCGGCAGCCGGCGCACGCCGTCCGCGGAGAGCCGTACGACGACCTCGGCGCGCAGGATGGACCGCGCGAACTGCTCGGCACGCTCCTCCCAGAAGCGGGGCAGATCGAAGTCCTCGTCGCGTACGAAGCGTTCGGCACCCGCCGCGACGGCCTGGAACCGGTCGATCCGGTAGACCCGGGGAGAGCCGTGCGGGGCGGCTCGTGCGCACAGGTACCAGACGCCGGCCTTCAGTACGAGCCCGTACGGCTCCAGCTCCCGCTCGACCACGACCGCGTCCCTGCGGTAGCGGGCGGTGATCCGCCGGTCGTCCCACACCGCGTCCGCGACGACCGGCAGCAGTTCGGGTGTCTCGGGCTCCTTGAACCAGTTCGGCGCGTCCAGATGGAACCGCTGCGCCGCCGTGCGGGAGGCGTCGCGCAGGGAGGGCAGCAACGCCGCGGACACCTTCAGCCGGGCCGCCGATGCCGCGTCCTCCAGCCCCATCTCCCTGAGCGCACCCGGCACGCCGGACAGGAACAGCGCCTCCGCCTCACCGCGGTGCAGCCCCGTCAGCCGCGTCCGGTACCCGCCGATCAGCCGGTACCCGCCGGCGCGCCCCCGGTCCGCGTACACCGGTACTCCCGCCTCGGACAGCGCCTGCGCGTCCCGCGTGACGGTCCGCTCGGACACTTCCAACTCCGTTGCCAGCTCGGCGGCGGTCATGGAGGGCCGGGACTGGAGGAGCAGCACCATTTTGATGAGACGGGCAGCGCGCATGGGTCCATGATGCCGGGGGCTTTGCGGGCGGGTGCGGTCCGGATGTGGCTGGTCGCGCAGTTCCCCGCGCCCCTTAAAGCAGGGGCTGCGCCCCTGGCTTTTGTCTTTAAGGGGCGCGGGGAACTGCGCGACCAGCCCCCACTCACCCGCAGCCGAATTACAACCCGTACCGCTCCCGCGCTTCCTTCACCGCCGTCGCCTTGACCTCGCCGCGGCGTGCCAGCTGGGCCAGCGCGGCGACGACGATGG contains:
- a CDS encoding DUF4240 domain-containing protein encodes the protein MDETEFWELVDASREAAEGDPEEQADVLVERLLQLDPESVVDFARHFEARYNRAYTWDLWGAAWVLLDGASDDAFDFFRCWLIGQGRELYEGAVHDPDSLADLLDDFDEELDGDGEELGYAADEAYEQLTGTVAPDLGIPPAPSEPEGRPIDFENERALAERYPKLWDRFRG
- a CDS encoding helix-turn-helix transcriptional regulator is translated as MRAARLIKMVLLLQSRPSMTAAELATELEVSERTVTRDAQALSEAGVPVYADRGRAGGYRLIGGYRTRLTGLHRGEAEALFLSGVPGALREMGLEDAASAARLKVSAALLPSLRDASRTAAQRFHLDAPNWFKEPETPELLPVVADAVWDDRRITARYRRDAVVVERELEPYGLVLKAGVWYLCARAAPHGSPRVYRIDRFQAVAAGAERFVRDEDFDLPRFWEERAEQFARSILRAEVVVRLSADGVRRLPHAVDPLAAREALEKADAPDSGGRVTVTLPVESEDVAHTQLTALGPEAEVLAPESLRARFAADAARLAALYGR